One Maridesulfovibrio bastinii DSM 16055 genomic region harbors:
- the argH gene encoding argininosuccinate lyase: MADDKLWGGRFSQKTAASVEDYTQSVDYDCALYEEDIAGSKAHAGMLAEQGVLTVAEAEKLSAGLDQVLEEIRSGKFNWKREYEDLHMNIESRLTEIVGPVGGKLHTGRSRNDQVALDFRLHVTHRLADWKIVVTKLIGVLVDKADQYRDVLLPGYTHMQPAQPVSLAHHMLAYAWMFRRDFERVCDCMKRSNVSPLGAAALAGTTYPINPASVAEKLGMGGTFNNSLDAVSDRDFVMEAMFTGSLMMTHLSRLCEELIIWSNPCFGFVKLPDAFSTGSSIMPQKKNPDVCELMRGKTGRVYGDLFSLMTTVKGLPLAYNRDMQEDKEPFFDCDKTVHDSISIMAEMMSEMGFNPENMRAALKKGFLNATELADYLVTKGIPFREAHHITGSVVAFCEKQGVGIEDLNLEKLCEFSDKIESDVAEVLSYDAAVNRRVSHGSTGPESVSVQIADMKKWLES, from the coding sequence ATGGCAGACGATAAGTTATGGGGCGGCAGATTTTCTCAAAAAACAGCTGCATCAGTTGAAGATTACACCCAGTCCGTAGATTACGACTGCGCTCTTTATGAAGAAGATATAGCAGGTTCCAAAGCCCATGCGGGTATGCTTGCAGAGCAGGGTGTGCTGACCGTGGCTGAAGCTGAAAAACTTTCAGCCGGGCTTGATCAGGTTCTCGAAGAAATACGTTCCGGTAAATTTAACTGGAAGCGTGAATATGAAGACCTGCACATGAATATTGAAAGCAGGCTGACTGAGATTGTCGGTCCTGTAGGCGGTAAACTGCATACCGGCAGAAGCCGTAATGATCAGGTTGCCCTCGATTTCAGACTTCATGTTACCCATCGACTTGCTGACTGGAAAATAGTTGTAACAAAGCTTATCGGAGTTCTGGTTGATAAAGCAGACCAGTACAGGGATGTTCTGCTGCCCGGCTATACACACATGCAGCCGGCTCAGCCTGTCAGTCTTGCCCACCACATGCTCGCCTATGCCTGGATGTTCAGGCGTGATTTTGAACGGGTCTGCGACTGCATGAAGCGTTCAAACGTATCACCACTCGGAGCAGCCGCTTTAGCCGGAACCACATACCCGATCAATCCTGCCTCAGTTGCGGAAAAGCTTGGAATGGGCGGCACATTCAACAACAGTCTTGATGCTGTCTCCGACCGTGACTTTGTAATGGAAGCAATGTTTACCGGAAGTCTGATGATGACCCATCTCAGCAGACTGTGTGAGGAACTTATAATCTGGTCCAATCCGTGTTTCGGATTTGTTAAGCTGCCGGATGCTTTTTCCACTGGATCATCAATTATGCCCCAGAAGAAAAATCCTGATGTCTGCGAACTTATGCGTGGTAAAACAGGACGGGTTTACGGTGATCTTTTCTCACTGATGACAACCGTCAAAGGACTTCCTCTGGCCTATAACCGTGATATGCAGGAAGACAAGGAACCATTTTTCGACTGCGATAAAACAGTACATGATTCCATTTCCATAATGGCGGAAATGATGTCCGAAATGGGCTTTAACCCTGAAAATATGCGCGCGGCCCTGAAAAAAGGCTTTCTGAACGCAACCGAACTGGCTGACTATCTGGTGACTAAAGGTATACCTTTCAGAGAAGCCCACCATATCACCGGATCAGTTGTTGCTTTCTGCGAAAAGCAGGGTGTAGGCATTGAAGATCTGAATCTTGAAAAGCTTTGTGAATTTTCAGATAAGATTGAGTCAGATGTGGCTGAAGTTCTGTCGTATGATGCAGCTGTAAACAGAAGGGTCTCTCACGGAAGCACCGGGCCGGAATCTGTTTCTGTTCAGATTGCTGATATGAAAAAATGGCTCGAATCATAG
- a CDS encoding bacteriohemerythrin, with amino-acid sequence MKNYLKDKKIITNIEKLDKQHSILFKLIKKLKTILTIGEPDYAEMINVLAELNAYTNFHFKTEEAFFEEHGYKNLDLHRAKHQSFIEQVEAFSLENALGTPGLGEEMLEFLENWLIIHIQHLDVSACRQLNLTDKKDIGK; translated from the coding sequence ATGAAGAATTATCTAAAAGATAAAAAAATAATCACTAATATAGAAAAACTGGATAAACAGCATTCAATCCTGTTCAAACTTATAAAAAAACTCAAGACAATCCTCACCATCGGGGAACCTGATTACGCTGAAATGATAAATGTTCTGGCAGAACTGAACGCATACACAAATTTTCATTTTAAAACCGAAGAAGCTTTTTTTGAAGAACACGGGTATAAAAATCTCGATCTGCACCGGGCCAAACATCAATCCTTTATTGAGCAGGTGGAAGCTTTTTCACTTGAAAACGCACTGGGAACTCCCGGCCTTGGTGAAGAGATGCTGGAATTTTTAGAAAATTGGCTTATAATACATATACAGCATCTGGATGTAAGCGCCTGTAGACAACTAAACCTAACGGATAAAAAAGATATCGGGAAATAG
- a CDS encoding argininosuccinate synthase, which translates to MSKIEKVVLAYSGGLDTSIILKWIKNTYDCEVITLTADLGQGEELDGIEEKALKTGASKAFIEDLREEFARDFIFPCFRASAVYEGRYLLGTSIARPLISKRLVEIAEREGAQAVAHGATGKGNDQVRFELAAMGMNPKLQTIAPWREWDLESRSDLVKFAEENDIPVPTTRKKPWSMDANLLHVSFEGGELEDPWNAPSPDSYRLCSPIEKAPDEPEIITIDFEQGNPVAINGTSYSPAALVQKLNELGGKHGIGRVDMVENRFVGMKSRGVYETPGGTIMHVAHRDLEGLCMDREMMHLRDSLIPKYAEMVYYGYWYAPERIALQEMIDKSQEKITGTVRVKLYKGNAIPEGRKSPYSLYRSDLATFEKDDVYNQKDAEGFIKLVGLRLKGHTAEAGSNWLGGNKED; encoded by the coding sequence ATGAGCAAAATAGAAAAAGTAGTACTGGCTTATTCCGGCGGTCTTGATACTTCCATCATTCTTAAATGGATCAAGAATACCTATGATTGTGAAGTTATCACCCTCACAGCCGACCTCGGTCAGGGTGAAGAACTGGACGGTATTGAAGAAAAAGCTCTGAAGACCGGCGCTTCCAAAGCCTTCATCGAAGACCTTCGTGAAGAATTCGCCCGTGATTTTATCTTTCCGTGTTTCCGCGCTTCAGCAGTTTACGAAGGACGTTATCTGCTTGGTACATCCATAGCACGTCCGCTTATTTCCAAAAGACTTGTGGAAATTGCCGAACGTGAAGGTGCTCAGGCTGTTGCTCACGGTGCCACAGGTAAAGGTAATGATCAGGTTCGTTTTGAACTGGCTGCCATGGGTATGAATCCCAAATTGCAGACCATTGCTCCGTGGCGTGAATGGGATCTGGAATCACGTTCCGATCTGGTTAAATTTGCTGAAGAAAACGATATTCCGGTTCCGACCACAAGAAAAAAACCATGGTCTATGGATGCCAACCTTCTGCATGTAAGCTTTGAAGGCGGAGAGCTGGAAGACCCTTGGAATGCTCCTTCTCCTGATTCATACAGACTGTGTTCTCCCATTGAGAAAGCTCCTGATGAACCGGAAATTATTACTATAGATTTTGAACAGGGTAATCCTGTAGCCATCAACGGAACCAGCTATTCTCCGGCAGCTCTGGTGCAGAAGCTGAATGAGCTTGGCGGAAAACACGGCATAGGCCGCGTAGATATGGTTGAAAACCGTTTTGTCGGCATGAAATCCCGCGGTGTTTATGAAACTCCCGGTGGAACAATCATGCATGTTGCCCATCGTGATCTTGAAGGTCTCTGCATGGACCGTGAGATGATGCATCTGCGTGACAGCCTTATTCCTAAATATGCAGAGATGGTTTACTATGGTTACTGGTACGCTCCTGAAAGAATTGCTCTTCAGGAAATGATTGACAAGAGTCAGGAAAAAATCACCGGTACTGTAAGGGTAAAACTTTACAAGGGTAATGCTATCCCTGAAGGCCGTAAATCACCTTACTCACTTTACCGTTCTGATCTGGCCACCTTTGAAAAGGATGATGTCTATAATCAGAAGGATGCCGAAGGCTTTATCAAGCTCGTCGGACTCCGCCTCAAAGGTCACACTGCTGAAGCAGGCAGCAACTGGCTCGGCGGTAATAAAGAAGATTAA
- a CDS encoding bacteriohemerythrin codes for MTEFEIDDDLYADLEELDKQHANLFRIFNMLKCTIEDKDDDSLFVIIEELKNYMRYHFSAEEKMLEKFSYEALQQHRKEHEAFTDKMGDFNFDLVTGDPDLGKNMLDYLKNWLQNHINKSDRKAFKSISIPHN; via the coding sequence ATGACTGAGTTTGAAATTGATGATGATTTATATGCTGATCTCGAAGAGCTGGATAAGCAGCACGCCAATCTTTTTAGAATCTTCAATATGCTTAAATGCACCATTGAGGATAAAGACGACGACTCCCTTTTTGTCATCATCGAAGAACTGAAAAATTATATGCGCTACCATTTTTCAGCTGAAGAAAAGATGCTTGAAAAATTCAGCTATGAAGCTCTTCAGCAGCACCGCAAAGAGCATGAAGCCTTTACCGACAAGATGGGTGACTTTAACTTTGATCTGGTTACTGGAGACCCTGATCTGGGTAAAAATATGCTGGATTATCTTAAAAACTGGCTGCAAAACCACATTAATAAATCTGACCGGAAAGCATTTAAATCCATAAGCATCCCCCACAACTAG